One Malus sylvestris chromosome 14, drMalSylv7.2, whole genome shotgun sequence DNA segment encodes these proteins:
- the LOC126600359 gene encoding acyltransferase Pun1-like — protein LRSSVKIKKMIKVEVIHKEIIKPSSPTPHHLRHLCLSLFDQFILELYMPQVLFYPSSSDEHSLVAEKSELLKKSLSEALTVFYPFAGEFKYNVSINCDDRGALFLEARVNCPMSKILDKPDSEILRQLIAAPMRSKQAQVGHLVLIQANVFECGGLAIGVSISHKVADAVVYSKFIESWAEIARCTASTTDHHVVLPTEFGVAATLFPPQEFFNSPKTPLTLPFIDNVIGRRLVFDASKIAALKAKAASATVPNPTRVEAVSALIWKSATEASRSNLGFARPSTWRSAVNLRKILAQPFAENLQGNFVYFTMPKIEEHEVYDLQTLVAKMRKSVEELKVKYAKEIRGEEVVQFLKEYSELVQKDDMDNYFCTSLCGFPFGSANFGWGKASCIRIPWNEDFKNRMLLLDASDGIGIDAYITLKKEDMVMIETNQDLLAYASLH, from the coding sequence TTAAGGAGTTcggtgaaaataaaaaagatgatCAAGGTTGAAGTAATTCACAAAGAAATTATTAAACCATCCTCCCCAACCCCTCACCACCTTAGACATTTGTGTCTCTCCCTTTTTGACCAGTTTATACTTGAACTGTACATGCCACAAGTTCTCTTCTATCCTAGCAGCAGTGATGAACATTCTTTGGTTGCTGAAAAATCCGAGCTTCTAAAGAAATCATTATCTGAGGCCCTCACTGTCTTCTACCCTTTTGCAGGGGAATTCAAATATAACGTTTCCATCAACTGCGATGACCGCGGAGCTCTATTTCTTGAAGCCCGAGTCAACTGTCCCATGTCCAAGATCCTGGACAAACCCGATTCTGAGATCCTGAGACAGCTGATTGCAGCTCCTATGCGTTCCAAACAAGCACAAGTAGGGCATCTTGTACTAATCCAGGCCAACGTATTCGAATGTGGTGGATTGGCAATTGGCGTCAGCATTTCTCATAAGGTCGCCGATGCCGTAGTGTACAGCAAATTCATCGAAAGCTGGGCTGAAATTGCCCGCTGCACTGCCAGCACTACTGACCATCACGTAGTACTTCCTACAGAATTTGGTGTCGCAGCTACTTTGTTCCCACCACAAGAATTTTTTAACTCACCGAAGACCCCACTCACGCTACCTTTTATTGACAATGTTATCGGAAGGAGGCTTGTGTTTGATGCCTCAAAGATTGCTGCTCTCAAGGCCAAAGCTGCCAGTGCCACAGTGCCAAATCCGACTCGAGTTGAAGCAGTTTCCGCGCTCATTTGGAAATCCGCAACGGAAGCATCAAGATCCAACTTGGGTTTTGCAAGGCCATCCACATGGCGGTCCGCTGTGAACCTGAGGAAAATATTGGCTCAGCCCTTCGCAGAAAACTTACAGGGaaattttgtgtattttaccATGCCGAAGATTGAAGAACATGAAGTATATGATCTTCAAACCTTGGTTGCAAAAATGAGGAAAAGCGTTGAGGAACTTAAGGTAAAATATGCCAAAGAAATTAGAGGGGAGGAAGTAGTTCAATTCCTGAAGGAGTATAGTGAGCTCGTTCAAAAGGATGATATGGACAACTATTTTTGCACCAGTTTGTGTGGGTTTCCTTTCGGCTCGGCCAATTTTGGATGGGGAAAGGCATCATGCATACGTATCCCTTGGAATGAAGATTTCAAAAACAGAATGTTATTGTTGGATGCAAGTGATGGCATTGGCATCGATGCATACATAACACTGAAAAAAGAAGATATGGTCATGATTGAAACCAACCAGGACCTGCTTGCATATGCTTCTCTGCATTAG